A DNA window from Stenotrophomonas sp. 57 contains the following coding sequences:
- a CDS encoding polymer-forming cytoskeletal protein, with protein sequence MFGSSKSNRDGQLVVDALIGNQVVIRGDVEFSGGLYVEGRIHGKVIAAEGASGATLTVAEHGVIEGEIRAQVVVISGRLDGDVHATEKVELTPSARVNGNVHYQVVEMNAGAQLNGRLIHASAPMAALPAPDGDEANAGKGDTAARRKLAEAMA encoded by the coding sequence ATGTTCGGAAGCAGCAAATCCAACCGTGACGGCCAGCTGGTGGTGGATGCCTTGATCGGCAACCAGGTGGTGATCCGCGGCGATGTGGAATTCAGTGGTGGGCTGTATGTGGAAGGCCGCATCCACGGCAAGGTGATCGCCGCCGAAGGTGCCAGTGGCGCGACCCTGACGGTCGCCGAGCATGGCGTGATCGAGGGCGAGATCCGCGCCCAGGTGGTGGTCATCAGTGGCCGCCTGGACGGCGACGTGCATGCCACCGAGAAGGTCGAGCTGACCCCGAGCGCGCGGGTCAACGGCAACGTCCATTACCAGGTGGTGGAAATGAATGCGGGCGCCCAGCTGAACGGTCGCCTGATCCACGCCAGCGCCCCGATGGCAGCACTGCCAGCCCCGGACGGCGATGAGGCCAATGCCGGCAAGGGCGACACCGCCGCGCGCCGCAAGCTGGCCGAGGCGATGGCTTGA
- a CDS encoding DUF6776 family protein: MTNRPPMRVQVRLPGAPQPPADRRRLLVIGGIWLLSLVLAVLGGCWMATPRDAQGQRLQAAEKRAETLQAQLTELRQKQATLEASDRISRAANTEVQSSLAERDEEIAGLRADVAFYERLVGSTSQRKGLNTHSIEFSPEAAGTWQYTAVLTQNLNRGAISQGQMRFSVEGVKNGKLATISWDDLHQRSKVPGQDYSFRYFQQLTGSVMLPADFTPQRVRVTLGSGTGGTTQVFDWKQAGAPAAKGE; this comes from the coding sequence ATGACCAACCGTCCTCCCATGCGCGTGCAGGTCCGCCTGCCGGGCGCGCCACAACCGCCGGCCGACCGCCGCCGCCTGCTGGTGATCGGCGGCATCTGGCTGCTCAGCCTGGTGCTGGCGGTGCTCGGTGGCTGCTGGATGGCCACCCCGCGCGATGCCCAGGGCCAGCGCCTGCAGGCCGCCGAGAAGCGTGCCGAGACGCTGCAGGCGCAGCTGACCGAACTGCGCCAGAAGCAGGCCACGCTGGAAGCTTCCGATCGCATCAGCCGCGCCGCCAATACCGAGGTGCAGTCCTCGCTGGCCGAGCGCGACGAGGAAATTGCCGGCCTGCGCGCCGACGTGGCCTTCTACGAGCGCCTGGTCGGTTCAACCAGCCAGCGCAAGGGCCTGAACACCCATTCGATCGAGTTCAGCCCGGAAGCGGCCGGCACCTGGCAGTACACCGCAGTGCTGACCCAGAACCTCAACCGCGGTGCCATCAGCCAGGGGCAGATGCGTTTCAGCGTGGAAGGCGTGAAGAACGGCAAGCTGGCGACGATCAGCTGGGATGATCTGCACCAGCGCAGCAAGGTGCCGGGACAGGATTACTCGTTCCGGTACTTCCAGCAGCTCACCGGCAGCGTGATGCTGCCGGCTGACTTCACCCCGCAACGCGTGCGGGTGACATTGGGGAGTGGTACGGGGGGTACCACCCAGGTATTCGACTGGAAACAGGCCGGTGCGCCGGCCGCCAAAGGGGAGTAG
- a CDS encoding DUF4126 domain-containing protein, with product MTEAHLFVIGILLAWLAGIRVYLTVFGVGLAGLLGWVDLPPALQATESWWVLGTSAALAVTEFFADKIPGVDSAWDLVQTLARVPAGAFLAAATLSPDGQLGTGALAAGAGVALASHGLKAGTRALLNTSPEPASNWVASAAEDTVVIGGLALALAHPWIALIVVLACSLAGALLVWLVWRALWKGVRWLARTASPDSPRQPGTG from the coding sequence ATGACCGAAGCCCACCTGTTCGTGATCGGCATCCTGCTGGCCTGGCTGGCCGGCATCCGCGTCTACCTCACCGTGTTCGGTGTCGGTCTGGCCGGCCTGCTCGGCTGGGTCGACCTGCCCCCCGCCCTGCAGGCCACCGAATCGTGGTGGGTGCTGGGCACGTCTGCGGCACTGGCGGTGACCGAATTCTTCGCCGACAAGATCCCCGGCGTGGACTCGGCCTGGGATCTGGTGCAGACCCTGGCACGCGTGCCTGCAGGTGCTTTCCTCGCCGCGGCCACACTGTCGCCGGATGGCCAGCTCGGCACCGGTGCACTCGCCGCCGGTGCGGGTGTTGCGCTGGCCAGCCATGGCTTGAAAGCCGGCACCCGTGCCCTGCTCAACACGTCGCCGGAACCGGCCAGCAACTGGGTGGCCTCCGCCGCCGAAGACACCGTGGTGATCGGTGGCCTGGCCCTGGCCCTGGCACACCCGTGGATCGCACTGATCGTGGTGCTGGCCTGCAGCCTGGCCGGCGCATTGCTGGTGTGGCTGGTCTGGCGCGCCCTGTGGAAAGGCGTGCGCTGGCTGGCACGCACGGCGTCGCCCGACAGTCCACGCCAGCCCGGCACCGGTTGA